One Tetrapisispora phaffii CBS 4417 chromosome 2, complete genome genomic region harbors:
- the TDA9 gene encoding Tda9p (similar to Saccharomyces cerevisiae RSF2 (YJR127C) and YML081W; ancestral locus Anc_4.351): protein MVDMLTTNKQSFMDAPIPIPIKSRPIKTDKPRPFLCSICTRGFVRQEHLKRHKISHTNEKPFLCIFCGRCFARKDLVLRHQYKLHPSLISKKEAINDTVSENEGTVNNTNIVKIAGNKKTILPTPLNPLGMTAAELKKQNKIDKRNHTMLKGSSKRIKDIKTDMIKRELDSSNADNNISILSDSSSEISNSVSPTYVSPTGNLKAPPEKFRKRHASFSASNVYTYRPDNLQVPFPEKDENEMAIDTPHQVGFSTPQVTPNRLLEKVFNSDYPENDPFQFSLDDPLLQNVYNEKFDGNPLIQGNHTNVNGSPLQGNTDGNAYLSSTQDDILSNPKLRNSDGVLNSSYIHSASFLSLANLLTNSSIGQGGYSNNSMIFNNVGINNHSTSMSNLFDYFSNPSELNLADKNNLTNNQSIKSLKNNNNLNDNQLKVEANNSKLPILNNRDNFDDKWLDDFLTGNSQFQNVDLDKFKLSSKHFNDIGFVSQNYSPSEDSQNNSNAVSPRVDPRHLSSETISLENTVSPLTDLGTANDSSLPSFVTDINKSNILTANNPNKLKYINNGRKNSVVTQFFNNRQHAVFNEDCHFMNDSLHSAEGANMFNSNLRTKQDPMNNTNNIKYPEFTEEIRTYIISSNSLSGELFPTVEELNSYTKLFIIKFHSLFQFIHIRSIEIKPDNYTFILSLTVIGALHSFHSTHAMLLSRICWTQIKNIINKLSQTHNYANTPLWVIQAMILLIFVNIFNNNLSVDQKKIIHAQISTLVELIKVTKINLPIESVEKPPIQSNHAMDYQDHPENLSKYLAQFNTSEQIDKDFQYFIKAQQRIRTCHVFLIVSIMFTNMAGIECYFHSTDVKCGIPCYLPEMFDCSDSVQWYEMLQKNKIRLDSKFALLELCNGGETYQNCLNYLANGNKFFYENEKLSFKTLLSLLIGIHEKIFLENNKLALQYDRNSLEGEIQWRSNSKPIIDFAMKNWEALYVKNGGVLATADAELIKSFTATNIEALLIIPMHLLACIRKCVNITPIMSTIYQQDWGKLNRILENKFFYCDLDSVHEATEYSLMAINFWIETVAVVDNAQKTSKRTPIFSVMSIFVSIFIIAEQMKRIEDWAFTITNEALTPNSLPSMLKPSDRMMWLKCEQILKKIELYQLPKGYNKETYSEFLRTQANGALDVDVLNDKLAIYAMESSTNIQETANVIKKASLSTRSLYLGVRILGDAPIWPIALLLAHALQSRAIYVRANYNIHNSYMNNISNQLFDSMNVETYYNSVLHSTDPGNEILKNSNTFNQLDNTTMNINNTNKGFQTDSDDDGILRF from the coding sequence ATGGTAGATATGTTAACTACTAATAAACAATCATTTATGGATGCACCAATTCCGATTCCAATAAAATCAAGACCAATTAAAACCGACAAACCAAGACCATTTTTGTGTTCAATATGTACAAGAGGCTTCGTTAGACAAGAACATTTGAAAAGACATAAAATATCACATACTAATGAAAAACCCTTTTTATGCATATTTTGTGGTAGATGTTTTGCTAGAAAAGATTTAGTGTTAAGGCACCAATATAAACTACATCCTTCTTTAATAAGTAAAAAAGAAGCAATTAATGATACTGTCTCAGAAAATGAGGGAACTGTAAATAACACGAATATTGTCAAAATCGCAGGAAATAAGAAAACTATTCTTCCAACACCATTAAATCCTCTTGGTATGACAGCTGCTGagttaaaaaaacaaaataagaTTGATAAAAGAAATCACACAATGCTTAAAGGAAGTTCCAAAAgaataaaagatattaaaacGGACATGATTAAGAGAGAACTTGATAGCAGTAACGCtgacaataatataagtaTCCTTAGTGACAGTAGCTCcgaaatttcaaattctgTTAGTCCAACATATGTGTCACCTACTGGTAACTTGAAGGCACCTCCTGAgaaatttagaaaaagaCATGCATCCTTCTCAGCATCAAATGTATATACCTATAGACCAGACAATTTACAAGTTCCATTTCCagaaaaagatgaaaatgaGATGGCAATCGATACTCCTCATCAAGTAGGATTTTCTACTCCTCAAGTGACTCCTAATAGATTGTTAGAAAAAGTTTTTAATTCAGATTATCCAGAAAATGATCCATTCCAATTTAGTTTGGATGATCCTCTCCTTCAAAATGTATACAATGAAAAATTCGATGGAAATCCATTAATACAAGGTAATCATACCAACGTGAACGGCTCACCTTTACAAGGAAATACTGATGGTAATGCTTATTTAAGTTCCACACAAGATGATATATTATCTAATCCAAAGCTTCGTAACAGTGATGGTGTTTTAAATAGCTCATACATTCATTCAGCATCATTCTTATCATTAGCTAATCTGTTGACGAATAGTTCAATAGGTCAAGGTGGTTATTCTAATAATAGCATGATATTTAACAATGTTGGTATCAATAATCATTCAACAAGTATGAGTAACTTGTTTGATTACTTTAGTAATCCTAGTGAATTGAATTTAgctgataaaaataatttaaccAATAATCAATCTATTAAATCATTGAagaacaataataatttaaatgataatcAACTAAAAGTTGAagctaataattcaaagttacctattttaaataatagaGATAACTTTGATGATAAATGGTTGGATGATTTTTTGACAGGCAATTCTCAATTCCAAAATGTGGATCTcgataaattcaaattatcttcaaagcattttaatgatattggCTTTGTCAGCCAAAATTATAGTCCTTCGGAAGACTCTCAGAACAATTCCAATGCCGTTTCTCCAAGAGTTGATCCACGTCATCTAAGTTCTGAAACAATTTCCTTGGAAAATACAGTGTCTCCACTAACTGATTTAGGTACGGCAAATGACTCAAGTTTACCATCTTTTGTTActgatattaataaaagtaatatCTTAACAGCTAACAATCCAAACAAActcaaatatatcaataatggaagaaaaaatagTGTCGTTactcaattttttaataaccGTCAACATGCAGTTTTCAATGAAGACTGTCATTTCATGAATGACAGTCTTCATTCTGCAGAAGGAGCAAATATGTTTAACTCGAATTTACGAACCAAGCAGGATCCAATgaataatacaaataatatcaaatatcCAGAATTTACTGAAGAGATTCGTACCTACATAATAAGCAGTAACAGTTTATCTGGAGAGTTATTCCCTACagttgaagaattaaattcatataCAAAgctatttattattaaatttcatAGTCTTTTCCAGTTTATCCATATTCGTTCTATTGAAATCAAACCTGATAATTATacctttattttatcattaacaGTCATTGGAGCACTACACTCTTTCCATTCCACACACGCTATGCTATTATCAAGAATTTGCTGGACtcaaatcaaaaatattataaataagCTTAGCCAAACACATAACTATGCGAATACTCCTCTATGGGTAATTCAGGCAATGATCTTGCTTATCTTTGtcaacatttttaataataatttgagTGTTGATCAAAAGAAGATTATTCATGCTCAAATTAGCACATTGGTGGAGTTGATTAAAGTAACAAAAATCAACCTACCAATCGAAAGCGTTGAAAAACCCCCAATTCAAAGTAATCATGCTATGGACTACCAGGACCATCCTGAGAACTTATCTAAATATTTGGCTCAGTTTAATACTTCTGAACAAATTGACAAAGATTTccaatattttatcaagGCTCAACAACGTATTAGAACATGCCATGtctttttaattgtttctaTCATGTTTACAAATATGGCCGGTATCGAGTGTTATTTCCATTCAACTGATGTCAAATGTGGTATACCTTGTTATCTTCCAGAGATGTTCGACTGTAGTGATTCTGTACAATGGTATGAGATGTTacagaaaaataaaattagattAGACTCGAAGTTTGCTCTACTAGAACTATGTAATGGAGGTGAAACGTATCAAAATTGTTTGAATTACTTGGCAAATGGcaataaattcttttatgaaaatgaaaaattatcatttaagacattattatcattattgaTAGGTATACAtgaaaagatatttttggaaaataaCAAGTTAGCACTTCAATATGATAGAAATTCATTAGAAGGTGAAATACAATGGAGATCAAACTCTAAACCAATCATTGATTTTGCCATGAAAAACTGGGAGGCTTTATATGTAAAGAATGGCGGTGTTTTAGCTACTGCAGATGCTGAACTAATTAAAAGTTTTACTGCAACGAATATTGAAGCGTTACTGATTATCCCAATGCACTTATTGGCATGTATTCGTAAATGTGTTAATATTACTCCTATAATGAGCACAATATATCAACAAGATTGGGGTAAGTTGAATAGAATTTTGGagaataaatttttttactGTGACCTTGACTCTGTGCATGAGGCTACtgaatattcattaatgGCCATCAATTTTTGGATTGAAACTGTAGCTGTTGTTGATAATGCACAGAAGACATCTAAAAGAACTCCAATTTTTTCTGTAATGAgtatttttgtttctatATTCATCATTGCTGAACAAATGAAGAGAATTGAGGACTGGGCTTTTACTATTACTAACGAAGCATTGACACCAAATTCCTTACCATCTATGTTAAAACCATCTGATAGAATGATGTGGTTAAAATGTGaacaaattttgaaaaaaattgaattatatcAACTACCAAAAGGTTACAATAAAGAGACGTATTCTGAATTTTTAAGAACTCAAGCTAATGGTGCTTTAGATGTTGATGTATTAAACGATAAATTAGCTATATATGCAATGGAATCCTCCACAAACATTCAAGAAACAGCAAATGTCATCAAGAAGGCAAGTCTATCGACAAGAAGTTTATACCTTGGTGTAAGAATATTAGGTGATGCTCCTATATGGCCAATTGCATTATTGTTAGCACATGCATTACAGTCGAGAGCTATTTATGTAAGAGCAAACTACAATATTCATAATTCATATATGAACAACATTAGCAACCAACTATTTGATTCTATGAATGTCGAGACATATTACAACTCAGTATTACATTCAACAGACCCAGGTAATGAAATTCTTAAGAATTCCAATACATTTAATCAATTAGATAACACAACTATGAACATAAATAACACCAATAAAGGTTTCCAAACGGATTCAGATGATGATGGAATACTAAGATTTTAG